The Solanum lycopersicum chromosome 2, SLM_r2.1 DNA window tgtgaattcagtgaacttgatctttttcctattaaaagttttccagattctggtacgtgttttacaaactttagatttgtgaattaatttcagttcttctattcttttgttcttcactggttcattaaacttgttaacttcgtgtttctgcaaagtttgttggaattagtaagattctttagacacatattaacaacaattcttctttaagaaaaatatttcgtatatttttttaaaataagtttctgattctagtttcgctactagttttaattttctaattgtgaaaatgttcttaaactttgttttcttatttgttctaagtatgtttggaatacaagatgaacaacaattcAACAACTATAACCTCCCTGACCAAAATCAATTTACATAAaccaattataattattaaaataacataGTAGAATTTTGATGGCCCCTAAATTGTTAGAGGAGGCTTGGATTAGGCTAAAAgttgaaaactcatttttaacTACCGGCCTTTAATTTTCAATCCTGACTAAAGCCTGCAAtttagaaaaatgtatattGTTTTTATATCATAGTATTTGATTATCTTGATTAATTTTATGGATATTTGTTATCTTCCATCACCAATATGATATCATGTATTTTTTCCCCATCAATATTAGGGACAATTAGGGAAAAATAAcctattatttttacttttattgtattttaaaattaagatatcGTAATTCTCGGCCcacttaatttattaatcatTAGACCTCAACAAAATTCTCAATCCACACTCATTGATCATTTGACAATACAGCTTATCATATTTCTCTAAGGATAGTATGCATGCATGTAGCAAGTCCAGCATTAAAATTGACATTTCTTGAACCCTACACATCGAGAGAAACTCTTATAACACACCAAAATGGATAGTTCATTCATAAATGGACGAGCTATAAGTATCATCTTTAATATTGATCATCCTTGTTAACTCCAGATCCATGCAAAAAAATATTCACAACCTTTAAAATAGGGGAACtataatttctttatattatttccTTACTTTAATCTACATATTTTTCTTCCTCGAGTGAAGTTTTATTCCTTTcttcaataataaatatgtattatttgcTCCAAATTTTCTCATTCagcttttacttttttatactatatatatagtttaattttttaaatttaacagttatattttaataattcgaAAAGTCTAAATATTCAATTGAACTAGATATTTGTAAAAGCAAAGAGTATTTGCCAAATGAAAACATTAAGGACTCCAAGAAATTATGGCCTTGTGCACTTTCAAAGGTACAAAACATATTATGTTGTTCACTTCAAGTTCTTTGGATATTAACtggttttcttgttttattatttcagGAAAATGGTGAATGCGATTATTTTTTGTGGGGATAAAACATGCTCATATAAAAAAACGAAGTCGTAATATAATAGAGTACGCCCGTATTTGAATGAACCacaacatttattttttgaaaattactaTAACTCTTAGTATTGTTAGTTTGTTACTACTGCTGCAagcaaataatagaaaattttattttatgaaaacaaATGCTcaagttttttcatatttttattattgaaaaaaacaGTCATGATTTTATGTATTGGAAAAACTTCATAATGCATTTAAAATTGAGAAAGATATAAAAAGAATTGTAGGGCGCGGACTACTTTTAAAGTTGAcgtaatatattattttggatgAAGTGAATGAGGGTTAATGGGAATGACAGTGTTATAGTTACCTCATAAATGGGCGAACATCCCTTTTGATGTATGTTTTTAGAGAGATGTTTAAGATTCATAAAGTGTCTATTTGGTGACTGATCATATTTAtagtaaaattcaaaaagtaacAACGTTCCAACAAagtctaaataaaattattatggaCGAACTTGAACACAATGTTTTGAGAGGCAAATACGCGAGATGAGACGTTTTATGTAGAGTAGGTATAAACTTATTCAATCACAACAGCAAAAATAAGAGATACAAAACAAGAGTACATACATAACTCTAATTATAGAAGCTAAGTGAAATATTTTGCTCGATATTTTGTGCCTCCAATTCTTAATTAGACTAATTAGTATTAGTAAAGGTTCACCTCCTTATGTATCATCAAGTACCTACAATTTCTTACAAAAACCTATGCAACCAAATATTAACTGTAATAATGCAATTGCCGGCCACAATTATGAAATATAAGAATCAAAATTAACCAAGTTTTAAAACAACACATATTTAACATTAATAACAATCTAAGAATTAAAAGGTGATGTAAAtctttttatcacttttgattaaTAGGAAAATTGAGGATTTGGACTATGGATATATAGATTGTTGAAGGAAAATTACTGAATTCTAGATAcaacattattaatattataaaggCATTTTTTAATCAAAGGGGGGAGGGGAAGAGGAGTATATTTGcaccaaaaataataagtaattgacagtatttttagataaaaatgTTTGTGAGGTTTTTTGGGTAGGTTAgaggtatttttgaccctttttcgaAGCATAGTCGTTGCATGGAAACTCTATGATCAAATTGAATCCACCTAGcaaagcaaaaacaaaatgCTACAGGAAAGTAGGcaataaaatcatatgataATGAACAATTTAACATAGCATGTACAATGAACTGAAGAACTAGTTCCTCCGCCAATCTCCTTTTCTTCTGTCTACATCAACAATTTCATCTGgatctctctctctatatatatatatagtcataaAAAGAGAATATACATACACTACTCTCCACTGTCTTCTTCAAGTTCCACCACGGCAATAAGTGTTTCTTCACTGTCAAAGAATCCGATGTAGTCTAACGACCTGGAGAAACAACATAGCATATAATTCCTCTGGGCCTACTGCAATAAGATGTCAACAGGAATATGAGCATCCGAGTTAAGTCCGAGATATATAGAGAGAAAATGAGAAAGATGAGAATaaactaacaattatttaatcCGGGGAATTCATGCAAACTTGCCCTCTCTAGAGTACTATCAACCACGTTCCTCGCCACTTCCATTGCCCCGTTCTGATATTCTGCAATTATTAAAGTCACCCACAGTTGATGTGAGTTAAAATCACCCACAATTATTAGATTCCCTAACTCTAAAAAATAAACACTAAGATTTTTGCCTAGAACTAGACTCTCTTAATCCCGTTAGTCGAACAAACAAGTATCCAACAACAAAAAGAGATTCCTACCAAAGACTTGACTTGATATAAGAGTAACTCATGTATAGATTCTTTGCTTCTATTGTATTATGATCTGAcattaaattcatattgatgTCGAGATCTACAAGTCTCTCAAATACAACTTTCTATCCCTCTCTTCTTTTATCACCTTCAATCATCATGTTTTCCCACATACTGACCAATGCATGTGGAGGTCTACATAGGACATAGAAAGCCAGACTCTCATCTTATCATGTGTTTTTTTGGGTCAGATGTGATAATTCTAATCTTAATGACCCCGTATGACTATATATCCACGCAATTTTTAGGAAATTTATCTTGTGGATACACATGGATTTACATTACTCACAATCACTCCCATATAACATCTCTGATCTCGTTGCCGTTGCATACAACTTCTGTTTCACTTTGTTAAGCGTTCACGTATAACACCACTGTCTTAGCACTCCTCCGTTTCCACAATCCTCTTTTAGCTTGTGTCACATCTTCATCAATCATATCATTCTCCTCAAATATGAGAGCAAATATTTCCACTCTCTACATTTGGGCACCACTATCTCATCTAGTGATCTCATTCGAGTGATCTTATTATAACTTGCAGTGAACatagtttttcaaatttctactttttataggtagtttgttttatttttaattaacctAAATAAAAGGCTAAAACCAGAGTTCTTCGTCATAGTTCCAACTGTTCCAACCTCAGTTGACTTTCTCGCTAATTTCACCAATTAAAGAGTATCATCTAAAATAAGCATTCATCATCCAACCTTTCTTCAGCTTATTCATAAGTGTTAAATAGTGTTATACAGATCCCCACAATAAACCACCTTTTCCGGATACAAATTTATATCTCATCTCGTTATTTTCATACTAATATCACTCTTTTGTACAGTTCATTTCtgacatttatatattttatctgaATTTGTGTCTTCTATATCCCCACCAAACCCGCATTCTCAACCTATAAAtttcaatcaatatttttaacaaaaaaataaactcgTAATAGGTATAAATCCAAATCAGTTCTGTCGCCCTTGTAATATCTCAAATTTCATATGCGATGTAACAATACAAAGAAGTTGTCCATTAATATGAAACATCACAAATAATGTGCatcacaaaaatataaagtgTATTGTTCATAATAGGCCAGTTTTGCATTAAAATACTAGACTTAAGTAACATTTGGAAAATATTGTAAGAGGAGTCATTTGCTCCTAAATCAAGAGATCATTCCCTCCAAACCTAAGGGTATATTTACAGTTACAAAGATATCAAATTGGGAAATATAGAGAATGAAATATTACATGTTTCGTCAGCTTCGTCCTGATCTTGTTCTCTGCATGCGGAAAAGATATTGTCAGAAGTGATAGACGCAAGGCAGAAAATTACCCCATTGATCCAAATAATCAGAGTAAAAATCTCGAGCCACTCACAAGTTTATCTTTTATCCCACCTAATTAGAAAGGCTTAGACTATTTTTTGGCAAGTGAAATATGAATCTAagtaatatttctttttcctttggtGACTTTTAGGACAAGAAACAATGAGTAATAACGAGACAAGGAGATGCATATCATCATATCAGCTGAATCAGGAGGTGTGAGATTCTCCAGCCAAGTGAAAATCCATAGATATATGTCCAGACTTACTGGTTTGAGTGCGGCTGATCAAGGTAAGGAAATAGCCCTTGTTGTACCAGATAttcctaaaaggaaaaagaacgattgtaaaaaaaagaaaggaatgaAGGAAGAACATACCCGAAGAATTATGCACACATCATGCTCTATGTCCAGAAACATATGAATAAAACAAGTGTCTTTTTGTTAAAGATGAATAAAacgcaatttttttttcaaaaaaaaaacaattatttccAGACACATATCAAAAGGATTCTCTTTTAAACCCTTGGTACCTCCAAATGGTCAATataataacttttaaattatatagaTGAAAAATGTTCAATCCGGAATGTCTTATATTGTGCTCAGAAAACATGTTTGATGAATCAGTGACACTTAACAGTAATATGACATAAAAACATACATCATGttcaagagaaataaaagacatattaatattctaatatttaatgaaatgatgatgAAAACAGTTTCAATGAACAATAAAGTCTGTAgacacataaataataaaatctgaaGTATAGTTCtgtattgaaataataaaatctgaaGGACAGTGTCTATCATGTCATACTTGACACTAAAATCtgtaaagtttatttttgataaattaacaTTGTCGGAGCTTAGCTTATTTAGATTAGTAAGAAAATGAATCTAAAAAAGTAATTGCAAGGGTTGAAAGTAGTTCAATGGTGTCCAATAAGAGAAACGAATCACAAAtagacaatatttttttgtttgattttttctgTTGCTATTTTCCCCTTTGTTTTTCATAGTAaatgtttttattctttttccttaCAGATGCCCAGCATTAATATTTAGTGTCATTTCAGTAATCAGTACGACCACTAATGAGAATGGTTACACTAAGCCACTAAGACCGCATCTACATTTTCAACACATAGAGACACTACATTTATAAACTCAATTGATTATCCTGTGACCTCTTGGTGCATCTTTGACAATCTCTCTAAAACAATCTGATTCAAGTTCTCACTAGATCAATCTGCAAAAGCTCTTTCTGCACCAATTCTACTATGCAAATTTCTAATACTCCCtgaatttcaatttgtttgtcctaCTTTCTTTGTTagtctatttaaaaaagaatgtctttTTCATGTTGTGACAACtcttttagttctaacttttCACATGTTCAAGACCacaagaccacaagattaaaggatgTTATGGAATTCTACctatctttagtttaagaccACACAAAGGTCTTCTTTACTTTCTACAACTTCATGTCAAGTCAAAAccaaacaaataaattgaaaatggaAGAAGTCATACATTTACCTTTTTAAGCtgtaatttaacttatttacCTCTAGGTGTAAGTTTGCGACAAATCTACTAAGTGCCcatttggattgacttattctaagtatttttaagccaaaatatttttaaagcacTTATGTTAGTAtatgtgtaaaaaaaaaagtcctaTTAAGTGGTGCATGTAGTGTGACAAAAATAGTATGACTTTTGGCTTATAAGCTAAAAGCCCAGAGCcaatccaaacaggctctaaacatatttctaacATAACTTTTACCTCATTGAGTTGTAAGTTATCATTAACCTTTATGTATCAAAAAGAGAGTGATACCCAATTTTCTAGATTTGCCACACTGCATGCACCACTTACACATTCTACAATTCCAACAAGCAAAACTTAAAGACAACATGCAAAAATTCTTTACCTACATCCTCTCAGACGACATCAACTGATGAATTAATTCAGGATTTGGCATCAAATCCCCAGGATAAGAGTTGGGGTCGAGCCCCATAATCTAACCACCAAGATACTCAAGAAATGAGAAGCTTGACAAGAAATTCTCCAtcacaaacaacaaaaaaagaaaaccaggagaaaaaagaataaaacctTAAACTCGATGATTATTTGTAAGCTTtagtacaaattaaataaataaatacctgGTTTATGTGCTGCATTATCTGTGAGGTGGACGGGTATCCTATTAACTGATTTTCAGAAGAGGCGCCAGGTATGCCACCTAGCATTCGCTGCAAATATGCTACGTCATCCAAACAACCAGGAGAGGGTCCCCAAATATTCCTAGAAGCATTTGATCTGGGAGCGGTATTCATTTGGGCACCTCCAACTGCAAAATAGAGTAAAAAGGCAATACCCCGCTTATCAAAAGTAGTTGAAAAAGGGGGAAGGGGGGAAGCAAGATAATGAATGCTACATACATAAGACATTAGCTGATATagttaaaagtataaaattgtttttaagaAATCCTGACAAAATTATGGtaaactttgaaatatttttaccggagaaaaacaaagaaaaaagtagCTACAGAGAACAGGTGTTCAAATATTCAAGTTCTAAGCACAAATTGCATGAGTATGATGACTTCATGGAACCCAAGCAGTGAAGATGCATGAAAGCATCTCCAGAACGAGAAATAGGAAAGagataaaaagtttcttttaatATGCAGAAGACCCTGGTGAACAAGATAGGAGATTAATTAACAAGGTCAAATCTAGCGGCAAATAGAATTAGATCCACAAACTTGCTAGAAACTTACAGTCAGCTGATGCCCAAGGATCCGAAAATGGGTTCAAGTTTGGAGCAGGAGGATAAGCAGTTGTGTCAGAACCAGTAGCTGGAGGGTTAGTTGACCAGTTTCTACCTTGTTCCTGGGCTCCCAAAAGAGCCACGAACGGGTTTGTCCCTGAATCATTTCTTGTATCTCCAGCCATGCTTGTTGCATTCAGAAATGGCTCTTGGACATTCTCATACATGTGCCTTAGCATGTTAAATTCCTCAAGAGACGATTCAGTGTGGCTCAATGACCATTGAATAGTTCTTATCGTCTCATGCATGAGTTCATTACGTGCAGCCTCCCATGTCTGGAGAAATATAGCAGGGTCATTGAATATCTGTGGGAGCTCGGGATTAAGATTCACATACTCTCGCATTTGAGGACTGTTCACGATAAAGTTGCAAATGATTTCTGGGTCATTCACTAGATCCTGAACTAGAGGCATATTCAATATCTCTCTCATCATGTTGGAGTCATGTTGCTGGACCTgctcaaaatctggaagtccATCTCCAAACGAACCACCTCTACTTCAAAGTCCAGAAAAGAGTGGACCTCCACCGACTCTGATAAACAGCCCCCCTGTAGTGGGAACAGCAACCCTGGGAGCATCCTGATTAGCATTTGGATTTACAACATTGGTTGCACTAGCAGAAGCAGCTGCGGCAGAACCTCGAATAAGATGAACTGTGTGGTCTGCCTCGAGACCTGCTTGccacaaatattaaaattaaatttactatgaTTCTTATTCTGACAGCTGATAACATGCAACAAGAGAGCAGATAAATAGAAGCTCCATGCATCTTGATAGTATAAGATTCCAAAGCTCAATCCAGAATGTTATGTGGTTATAAGTAACCAATCATGAATCAGATCAACATAATTTGCATTAAGTAGCATCATGTTTAAGACAAGAGAATACATGCTAAATCAAATCTACGTAGTAAAATGGAAACTGAACTGCAACAAATATGAAGATTTCCTGCTATTGCAGATCCACGTACACAGCTTCATACTCTAATAAAAGCCTTATAAACCCCAATACCACTGCATCATTCCTCTATATTACTTTTTTCCACTTATTGACCTTTACCTATTTCTTATCCCAAGACAAAACATGCCACATTAGGGAGTATATTGTAACAAATAAGCAAGACTTTAAATCTATTAGAATCGAAATTTGGTCCTAATGCATTAACACACAACTTATCGATTATTTCCATCTATTCTGGAAAGAACACAAACAAAGAGGTTAAAAATTTGCACACAAAGATTAAATTTGCACTTCTAAATCGAGAAATTAAGGAATATTTTGTCAACGTAATCCTACCTATCAAGATGGAGCGAATGAGCTCATGACGTCAAGTATTGTACGTAGGAGTCGAATGTAGGCTTTCAAAAATTACTACTCCCTTCAATTGCAGGATATCTCCTTCACAACCGTCAAAGAAGATACTTCTACATTCTAAGAATATCCACAATCTCAACACCCGCTAATAGTTCCAATGAATTATTTTCCAAAACCAGATTCTCCTCCATTTCAGGAAACAACTTCTATAtgcattatttctttttcttgttaaaaCAGTTCTCAATGCATTATTTtccacaatgaacaaataattcaaattactcCTCAGAACAGGAAAATGCATTAGCATACAATCGCAAGCCAACCGAAGTACAGTTTGTTCTCTACATTCAGTAGTTAAAGCCCAAAAAAAATCTGAACTTTCAGATATTTAACATGCACCTCTATATAACATACAAGttaaaaaacatacaaatattcttttaaataatattttttaactccAAATAAAGAACAATGTTTACAACATTAATTTCACAAACCCTAACAAGTTCGTAATTGAGGTACATTTGATTGATTGATCAGCAACGTGAGTAATAAAAAGTAAACACAGATAATTCAGCATTACTAATAAAgtagcaaaaaaatatttatataagagTAATCAATTATTACCACAGCTTTTTAGGGTTTGATCATCCTTTAAGATCCGGCCGTTATAGATAACTTTCTGCTCCTCAGCAGGGATATCAGTCGGCTGGGAAAGGATGGACTTGAATAATCCGATGGTGGAATCGAGGCTGACTTGAACAGATAACTTGGAGTCGTTGACACATCGGATGTTGATGGTGACCGTTTCACCACCGCCGGCGATGTCGCCGGAATCGTCTTTAACTGTTTGATAAGTATCACCTCCGTCCATACTGAA harbors:
- the LOC138342139 gene encoding ubiquitin domain-containing protein DSK2b-like, which translates into the protein MPLVQDLVNDPEIICNFIVNSPQMREYVNLNPELPQIFNDPAIFLQTWEAARNELMHETIRTIQWSLSHTESSLEEFNMLRHMYENVQEPFLNATSMAGDTRNDSGTNPFVALLGAQEQGRNWSTNPPATGSDTTAYPPAPNLNPFSDPWASADFGGAQMNTAPRSNASRNIWGPSPGCLDDVAYLQRMLGGIPGASSENQLIGYPSTSQIMQHINQEYLVQQGLFPYLDQPHSNQSLDYIGFFDSEETLIAVVELEEDSGE